Proteins from one Juglans microcarpa x Juglans regia isolate MS1-56 chromosome 1S, Jm3101_v1.0, whole genome shotgun sequence genomic window:
- the LOC121246606 gene encoding abscisic acid receptor PYL4-like yields the protein MPASSLQFHRTNPTNIHTATATLNRHKHSQINPLLHNRVDPVPDLVAFHHTHTLGSNQCCSAVVQTIDAPVSTVWSLVRRFDKPQAYKHFLKSCHVIDGDGDVGTIREVQVVSGLPAASSTERLEILDDERHVLSFSVVGGDHRLHNYRSVTTLHAASSAVNSTIVVESYVVDVPPGNTKEETCVFVDTIVRCNLKSLAQVAKNTARN from the coding sequence ATGCCAGCTTCCTCCCTACAATTCCACAGAACCAATCCCACCAATATTCACACCGCAACCGCTACCCTCAACCGCCATAAACACTCCCAAATCAACCCTCTTTTGCACAACCGAGTCGACCCAGTACCCGACTTGGTGGCCTTCCACCACACCCACACCCTCGGGTCCAACCAGTGCTGCTCCGCTGTGGTCCAGACCATCGACGCTCCCGTCTCGACCGTCTGGTCCTTGGTCCGACGATTCGACAAGCCGCAGGCCTACAAGCACTTCCTCAAGAGCTGCCACGTCATCGACGGCGACGGTGACGTGGGCACTATCCGAGAGGTCCAAGTGGTGTCGGGACTGCCCGCCGCCTCCAGCACCGAGCGCCTCGAGATCCTCGATGACGAGCGCCACGTCCTCAGCTTTAGCGTCGTCGGTGGGGACCACCGTCTCCACAATTACCGGTCCGTTACCACCCTTCATGCCGCCTCGTCCGCCGTCAACAGTACGATAGTGGTCGAGTCCTATGTTGTTGATGTGCCGCCGGGTAATACCAAGGAAGAGACGTGCGTGTTTGTGGATACAATAGTACGTTGCAATTTAAAATCTTTGGCTCAGGTCGCTAAGAATACAGCGAGAAACTag